The sequence TACCTTGACGTGAAGACGCTCGCGCAGCCCGAGATGTTCATCAAGCACGACCCGGCGCGCATCGACGATCAGGGCCAGATCGTCAGCGAGGACACCCGCAAGTTCCTGCAGGGCTTCGTCGATCGCTACGCGGGCTGGGTGCGTCTGCTGAAGCAGGCCTGACGACTTCGGCCTGATCGTCAGGCCCGTTCACGCAGCCGGCGCCGGCCCGCACGCAGCGGGTCACGCGCCGGCGTGCCGCGCGTCGCGCGCTTCGCGGATGCCCAGCAGGATCTCGTCGAGCAGCGCGATATCGAACGGCTTCGACAGCACGCGGACGTTGACGGTGCGCGTGCGATCGAGTTCCTCCGCGTAACCCGTGACGAGAATCACGGGCAGCTTTCCCGGCCGCTTGTCGACCGCTTCGGCGAGGTCGATGCCGTTCAGGCGGCCCGGCATGTGGATATCCGAAATCACGAGGTCGAACGCGTCGTTTGCGGCCGCGCCCTCGATCAGGCGCAGCGCGTCGTCGGCGGTGGGTGCATAGGTCACGCGGTGTCCGAGCAGCGAAAGCAGCGCCTCCGTGCCGGCCGCGACTTCGCTGTTGTCCTCGACGAGCAGCACGTGCAGGCCGGCGAGCGCGCCGGCGTCGTGCACGACGGCCTGCGGCCGCGCGACGACGTCCTCGGCGCGCGCGCGCGGCAGGTAGAGGCGCACCGACGTGCCGGCGCCGACCGCGCTGTCGATCGTCGCGAGGCCGCCCGAGCGTTCGCAGAACGCGAACACCTGCGGCAGGCCGAGCCCCGTACCCATCCCCTGCGCCTTCGTCGTGAACAGCGGCTCGAACGCGCGCGCGAGCACGTCGGGCGCCATGCCCGAACCCGTATCGTCGAGCGAGATCTGCACGAAATCGCCGGTCAGCGGAAAGCCGTCCTCGCGGCGCAGCGTCACGTTGCGCGCGCCGACCGTGAAGCGGCCGCCGGTCGTCATCGCGTCGCGCGCGTTGACCGCGAGGTTGATCACCGCGAGCTCGAGCTCCGCGACGTCGACGCGGATCGGCCAGACGCCGGGCTCGATCGCGACCACCAGCGACGATTTCGAACCGAGCGACGTCTTCAGCAGTTCGCGGCACGTGCCGACCCATTGCCCGATGTCGATCGTCTCGTTGTGCAGCGGCTGCTTGCGCGCGACGCCGAGGAGCTGGCGCGTGAGCGACTGCCCGTTCTTCAGCGCGCGTTCGATCGCGCCGAGTTCCTTGTCGAGATGCGGGGCGCCGCGCCGTCGTGCGATCTGCACGTTGCTCGAGATGATCATCAGCAGGTTGTTGAAGTCGTGCGCGACGCTGCCGACGAGGTTGCCGAGCGCCTGCATCTTGCGCGACTGCCGGTACGCCGATTCGATCGAGCGCCGCATCGATGCTTCGGCCTGCCAGCGGTCCCACGCCTCCTCTTCCGCCTTCAGCCGCTTGAGCGACAGCCAGATCACGGACCACAGCGCGATCGACGGCGCGAACATCGAGATGAACAGCACGCTCAGGTGTTCGTACCATTCATGCCAGATCGCCGACGTGCGGTAAGCGCACGTCACGTAGACGGGATAGCTGCCGACCTGGCGGTACGCGACGATCTCGCTGCTCGCACCGTCGTGGCGCACGTGCACGACGCCCGCGCGCGGATCGTTGCGCGCGTCGCCGAACGTGGCCGCGCGATCGGTGTGCGTGAGCGATGGCGGCGGCGGATACGAAGCGATCACTGCGCCGTCCGAGCGCGCGAGCGCCATCGTCATCGGCGTGCTCGCGCCGCCGACCAGGTCGCGATAGAACGCGTTGAAATACGACGACTTCAGCGCGATCGACACCATCCCGGCGAACGAACCGTCGCTGTGGCGTCGCGCGACGCCCGTGTTGAACACGGGAATGTTCTCGAGCTTGAGCGGCCCCATCATCAGCCGCGAGATGTGTTCGATGACCTTGCCGTCGCGGATGCCGGCGAAGTCGTCGCGGTTCGCGATCGACGCATAGGGCGCCGGATAATAGAGGCTGTTGGCGAGCAGCATCCCGCTCGCGCCGAAGATCGACACGGCGGCCACTTGCGGATAGCCGCCGCCGATCGTGTTCAGCGCTTCGTGGATGTCGGATTCCTTGCTGCGCACGGTCGCGTCGTCCATATCCTGCACGAGGTCGACGATGCGCGCATCGAGCGTTTCGCTCAGGTCGAACACCTTGAGCGCGTGTTCCTCGGCGACGCGCACGGTGCGCATCGTCACGTCGCTCGCCGCGGCCTCGCGTGCCTTCAGGTCGTTGTACGCCATCACCATCACGTAGAGGAACGGCAGCACGATCGCCGCGACGAGCAGCACGATCAACGTCACGCGGCGGACCGCGAAATCGTGCTCGGGCGCACCGGTCGCGTAGCTTCCGTCGTCCTGCCAGTCGTCGGCGGGAGTAGAGGCGGGGGGGCGGGAGTCGGCAGGCCGGTCGGACGTCATCGAAGAAGCGGGTGAAGCAGAGGTGCCTGCCATCATAAACGAGTTGCGACGGCCCGCTGCGCGGCCCGGCACGCACGCGATCCTGTCGAATCCGACAGGGGAAGATTGTCAGATTGAAAACGCGACGAATCCGGCAGCGCAAACGTACACAAGGAAAAATTTTGCGTACTTATCTCGAAAATGGTCGCGGCTGTTTTCGGAATGACGCGAGATCGGACCGATTCTGTTCGAAATGGTGAAAATGGCGAGTTGCATCGCCTTCGGTTTACTCAGAGAATCGCGCCTTGCTTTCCCTATGACAGATAGATGCGCCCGCCGGCGTTCGCCGCGCGGTGCGTCGCGCGCACCCGCGTCGCGGCGCCCGCGCGCGGCCGCAAGGCGGTTGCCTGCGCCCGAACGCATGGCGCCTCAAGAAGCGCGCCGCGCGGTCGTTAACGCGAGAGAGACCATTCCGCATACCGCACCGCCCGCCATGTCTTTGCCGATTGTAATTGCCGACGATTCGCTGCTCGCTCGCAAACTTCTGACAAAGGCGCTGCCGGGAGACTGGGACGTTGACGTCACGTATGCAGCGAATGGTCGCGAGGCCTTGGCGCTCTATCGTGACGGCAAAGCTTCCGTGATGTTTCTGGACCTGACGATGCCCGACATGAGCGGATATCAGGTCCTGGAGACACTGCGCCACGAAGATCTGAACACGTTCGTGATCGTGGTATCCGCCGATATCCAGCCGCAGGCGCAAGCACGCGTGCGCGAATTGGGCGCGATCGCATTCGTTGCCAAGCCCGTGACGTCGGAGGCATTGCTGCCCATTCTCAAGGAGTATGGGTTGTATGCCTGAATCGGTGTTCACGGCGGAGCAACGCGACGCGTTGCAGGAGATCGCCAACCTTGCAATGGGCCGCGCCGCCGCGCGGCTTGCGTTGTTGCTCGGCCGCTTCATCGAGCTGTCGGTGCCGCGCGTGCGTGTCGTGAAGGCGGCCGACGCGGGCGACGCGCTGCGCGAGATGACGGGCATCTACGACAACGTGACCGCCGTGCGCCAGGGCTTCCGTTCCGACATCAAGGGCGAGGCGATCGTGCTGTGCCGCACGGCGGGTGTCGGGCGGCTCATGACGGTCGTCGATCGCACGTTCGGCGACGGCGTCTATGGCGGGATGACGACGCCGGACGAACTCGTGTTCGACGTCGCGAACGTGCTGATGGGCGCCTGCGTCGCGTCGATCCTCGACGAGCTCGGGCGCAAGCCCGTGTTTTTTCCGCCCGGGCTGCTCGGTACGAACGTGTCGTTCGACGACGTATTCCAGCCGAACGTGCTCGCGTGGAGCGTTGCGCTGCTGCTCGAGGTGAACTTCGGGCTCGAGGACCACTCGTTCCGAGCCCACTTCGTGATGCTGATGGCCGAAGATTCGATCCGATTGATGGGCGACGCGCTCGACGCGTTGCTGTCCGCGCTATGACGCCCGCCGCCCCGTCGCTGAGCGACCTCGTGATCGAGCGGGTCGGCTTCGGCCTGTTCGTGCTCGACCGCTCGATGACCGTGCTGATGTGGAATCGCTTCATGCAGGACCACAGCGGCATCCCGGCTGCCGACGTGATCGGCCGCAACCTGTTCGACCGCTTTCCGGATCTGCCGCACGCGTGGCTGTCGCGCAAGCTCGAGAGCGTGTTCCAGCTCGGCAGCTTCGCGTTCAGCTCATGGGAGCAGCGGCCCTACCTGTTCCGCTTCGAGCACGACCGGCCGATCACGGGCGGCGTCGACTACATGCAGCAGGACTGCACGTTCATGCCGCTCACGCGCGGCCGCGATGTCGAGGCCGTGTGCGTGACGATCTCGGATGTCACGCATGTGAGCGTGATGCAGCGCGAGCGCGAGGAAGCGGTCGCGAAGCTGCGCGAACACGCGAATCGCGACGGACTGACCGGCATCGCGAACCGGCGCTTCTTCGAGGCGCGGCTCGGCGACGAATTCGCGCGCTGGCAGCGCTACGGCGGCGACATGTCGGTGTTGCTGTTCGATCTCGACCACTTCAAGACGATCAACGACCGCTTCGGGCATGCGGCCGGTGACGCCGTGCTGCGCGAGACGGCGCGCCGCGTCGCGTCGATCGTGCGCGCGCAGGACACGTTCGGCCGCTTCGGCGGCGAGGAATTCGCGCTGCTGCTGCCGTGCACGACGCTCGACGAGGCGATGCGGGTGGCCGACAAGGTGCGCGATGCGATCGGCAGCGTGCCGGTCGATGCCGAGGGCGTCAGCGTGCCGGTGACGGCGAGCGTCGGCGGTGCGTGTGCGAAGACGGGCGCGCCGACCTGCGACGTGCTCGTCAACGAGGCCGACGCCGCGCTCTATCGCGCGAAGCGGCTCGGGCGCGACCGCTCGGTCGCCTACGCGTAGGCGCGCCGGCCCCGCCCCGCGCTCAGCTTTTCGCGATGTCGGCCAGCACGCCGGCCAGCACGGCCGGCTGCGACACGAACGGCGAATGGCTGCTGTCGAGCTGGTGGACGTGGGTCGGATTGCCGGGCGCGAACGCGTCGGCTTCGTCGATGAAACGCTGCTGCAGCGCGGGCAGGATCACGCGATCCTGCAGGCACTTGATGTAGTGACGGTCGATCGCGCCCCAGCGTGCGGCGGTCGTCGGGATCGCGGTCGCGAACGGCGCGGCCGGCACGTCGCAGGTCATCAGGTTCGCGACGGCCTCGAAGTCGGCCTGCGGCACATCGTCATACAGCGCGCGCTTCGCCATCTCGCGATACGCGGTGTCGCCGCTGCGCGGATCGATGCGCAGCGCACCGGCGACGCGCGGGCTCGCGAGCATCAGCGGGCCGAGCATCTCGCCCGTGTTCTCGGGCGCGCGCACGTAGTCGAGGCCCGGCACGCCCGACGCGGGCATGAAGGCCGCGAGATAGACGATCTTCGTGATCTTTTCCGGCGCGCGTTCGGCGACCGCCGTGATCGCGAGGCCGCCCATGCTGTGCCCGACGAGCACGACCTTGCCGCGGCCGAGCGCGTATGCGTCGTCGACGGCCTGCATCACCTGCGACGCGTAATCGTCGAGCGTCGTGTTCGCGACCGGCGACGGCTCGGCGCCGAACGCGTCCTTGTCGAGCGGCCGTTCGAGGTAGGACGCGGGAAAGCGGGCATTGATGCCGTGCGCGGGCAGGTCGCGCGCGATCGACAGGTGGCCGCGCGCGGCCAGCGCGACCGCGACGTGCGCGTAGCACCACGCGCCGTGCCAGGCACCGTGCACGAGCACGAAAACGGGATGGTCGGACTGCGGGGTGGCGGTGACGTTCGTCTCCATGGTGTCCGTGTATTTTTTGAGGAAGGTGTCATCTTAGACGAACCCGTGCGCGCCAAACGCGAACGCACGGTGCGATCGCGTTGCCGGTCGCGATCCGTCCCGCTTGTCTCGCGCAGGCCACATTTCGTCCGGATCCGATATGAATTTGTGCCGAAGCGCGCTAATTTGTTGCTTTGCTCCGATGGCGCTCCATGAACGTCGATTACCTCTTCTACCGGAAGCCGGACAAGCCTGGCCCCTATTCGCTCGACGACCTGGGTGACATCGCGCCGCCGATCGGCGCGGGCGACCTGGTGCGCGCGGGGATCGCGCGCGTGTTCGAGCAGATCGACTGGCAGGAATCGCACGATGTGCCGGGCGCGTGGTTCGGCACGGGCGGCGCGGTATTCCAGTTCACCGTGGAGCCAGACGGCCGCGTGACGAGCTTCATGGGCTCGCGCCTCGAACGCCGCTCGATGCTGCAGCTCACCCGCGAAATGGGGCTCATTGCGCTCGACCTGCAGCGCGACATCGTTTACGGCTGACGAGCCGCCTGCGCCGCACGGCGCCTGTTCCCGCCGAGGCCGGTCGCGCCGCGTGTCCGCCATCGAATTTCAAAGATTGCTATACTTTCGCCCAATTCCGGCTTCCGGCCGGTAATTTGTGCCTGTCTGCGTCGATCGTTCGCATATCTCGCACGCAATTGACACCTTGACCATCCCAGCCGGGCATGGCTTCTTCAATCGCCCCGCGTGGGTGTCTCCGTGGAGCTTGTCTTGGCCGTTTCCAATTCCGTCGTGGACGAACCAGAAACCGACGCCGCTGCCGTCACATCGGGCAGTTCTTTCTATCTTGCGATGCGCATCCTGCCGGCGGTGCAGCGCGATGCGATGTTCCAGGTCTACGCGTTTTGCCGTGCGGTCGACGACATTGCCGACAGCGACCTGCCGCGCGCCGAGCGCACCGCGGGCCTCGATCGCTGGCGCGCCGACATCGACGCGTGCTTCGCGGGCCGGCCGCCGCGCCATCTGGCCGCGCTCGACCGCGAGATCCGCGCGTTCAACCTGCAGCGCGACGATTTCCACGCGATGATCGACGGGATGGCGATGGACGCGGTCGAGGATATCTGCGCGCCCGACGAGCCGACGCTCGACCTCTTTTGCGATCGCGTGGCGAGCGCGGCCGGCAGGCTGTCGGTGAGGATTTTCGGGATGCCGGAGGCCGAAGGGATCAAGCTGTCGCACCACCTCGGCCGCGCGCTGCAACTGACGAACATCCTGCGCGACATCGACGACGACGCGGCGATCAACCGTTGCTACCTGCCGCGCGAACTGCTCGCGCGCGAAGGCATCGCGATCGCCGATCCGGTGACGATCGCTCGCGATCCGGCGCTGCCGCGCGTGTGCGCGACGCTCGTCGAGCGCGCGTTCGAGCACTTCCGCCAGGCCGACGCGGTGATGGATACCTGCGCGCGTGCGCAGGTGAAGGCGCCGCGCATCATGTCGGGCGCGTATCGCTGCATTCTCGAGGCGGCGATCGCACGCGGCTTTGCCGCCCCGCGCGCGCCGCTGCGCAAGCCGAAGGCGCGCATGCTGATGATCGCCGCGCGCTACGCGCTGTTCTGAGTCGACCGAGTCGATGCCCAGAACCGTCCACGTGATCGGCGCCGGACTCGCGGGCCTGTCGGCCGCGGTCGAGCTGCAACGCCGCGGGCGGCGCATCGTGTTGCACGACGCGCACGCGCATGCGGGCGGCCGCTGTCGCTCGTGGTTCGACGGGACGCTGAACACGACGCTCGACAGCGGGCTGCACGCGGTATTCGCGGGACAGTCCGCGACGCAGCGCTACCTGCGCGCGATCGGCGCGGCCGATCAGCTCGCGGGGCCCGCGCTGCCTGAATGGCCGGTCGTCGACGTCGCGTCGCAGCAGCGCTGGACGCTGCGCTTCGGCAACGGGCGCTGGCCGTCGTGGCTGTTCGATGCCGCGTCGCGCGCGCCGGGCACGACACCGCTCGACTACCTCGCGCTCGCATCGCTCGCGTTCGCGCGCACGGGCCGCTCGCTCGCACAGACGATGCGATGCGACGGCGTGCTGTGGGATCGTTGGCTGCGGCCGTATTTCCTCGATGTGCTGAATGTCGAGCCGCGCCACGCGAGTGCCGAGCTTGCGCGCGCGGCGCTGTACGGCACGTTCGCCGCGGGCGGCCCCGGCTGCCGCCCGCTCGTCGCGCGCCACGGGCTCGGCAGCGCGTTCGTCGAGCCGGCGCTGCGGATGCTGCAGCACGGCGGCGCGCAGATCCGGCTGAATTCGCGGCTCGACGCGTTCGAATTCGGCGCGCACGGCAATGCGGTCGATGCGGTCGCGATCGGCGGCGAGCGCATCGATCTCGCGTCGGGTGACGCGGTCGTGCTGGCCGTGCCGCCCGAGGTCGCGCAGCCGCTCGTGCCCGAACTCACCGCGCCCGACACGTTCAGCGCGGTCGTGACCGCGTATTTCGCGGTCGAACCGCCGGCCGGCAGCCCGCTGCATACGACCGTCGTCAACGGCGTCGTCGATGCGGTGCGCACCGGCGGCGGCCAGCTCGCGGCAACGATCCGCGATGCGGGCCGCTGGCTCGACACGCCGCGCGACACGCTCGCGCAGCGCATCTGGGAAGACGTCGCGCGCGTGACGGGCGCGAACCCGGAAACCATCCCCGCGTGGCAGCTCGTCGTCGAGCCGCGCGCGGGCTTTGCGGCGGTGCCGTCGCAGGAAATGAAACGTCCGGCCGTGCGTACGCGCTGGACCAATCTTGTGCTGGCGGGCGACTGGATTGCCACCGGCTTGCCCGCCACGATCGAGGGCGCGATCCGTTCCGGCCAGCTGGCCGCGGACGTGCTCCAGACACAATAAGAGAGGGACCGATGAACGATCTCACCGAAATGGCTAACTTGTCCGCCGGCACTGCGCCGACCGACGTCGACGCGGCCGTCGCGCGTGCGACCGACGCGCTGCTGGCCGCGCAGAAAGCGGACGGACACTGGGTCTACGAACTCGAAGCCGATTCGACGATTCCCGCCGAATACGTGCTGCTCGTCCACTATCTCGGCGAGACGCCGAACCTCGAGCTCGAACAGAAGATCGGCCGGTATCTGCGCCGCATCCAGCAGGCGGACGGCGGCTGGCCGCTGTTTACCGACGGCGCGCCGAACATCAGCGCGAGCGTGAAGGCGTATTTCGCGCTGAAGGTGATCGGCGACGACGAGAACGCCGAGCACATGCAGCGCGCGCGCAACGCGATCCACGCGATGGGCGGCGCGGAGATGTCGAATGTGTTCACGCGCATCCAGCTCGCGCTGTACGGTGCGATTCCGTGGCGCGCGGTGCCGATGATGCCGGTCGAGATCATGCTGCTGCCGCAGTGGTTCCCGTTCCATCTGTCGAAGGTGTCGTACTGGGCGCGCACGGTGATCGTGCCGCTGCTCGTGCTGAACGCGAAGCGGCCGATCGCGAAGAACCCGCGCGGCGTGCGCATCGACGAGCTGTTCATCGATCCGCCCGTCAACGCCGGGCTGCTGCCGCGCCAGGGCCACCAGAGCGCCGGCTGGTTCGCGTTCTTTCGCGTGGTCGACCATGCGTTGCGCGCGGTCGACGGCCTGTTCCCGAGCTACACGCGCGAACGCGCGATCCGCCAGGCCGTGTCGTTCGTCGACGAACGCCTGAACGGCGAGGACGGCCTCGGCGCGATCTATCCGGCGATGGCCAACTCGGTGATGATGTACGACGTGCTCGGCTATGCGGAAGATCATCCGAACCGCGCGATCGCGCGCAAGTCGGTCGAGAAGCTGCTCGTCGTGCACGACGACGAAGCGTACTGCCAGCCGTGCCTGTCGCCGGTGTGGGACACGTCGCTCGCGGCGCACGCGCTGCTCGAGACCGGCGACGCGCGCGCCGAGGAAGCCGTGCTGCGCGGCCTCGAATGGCTGCGCCCGCTGCAGATCCTCGACGTGCGCGGCGACTGGATCTCGCGCCGCCCGAACGTGCGGCCCGGCGGCTGGGCGTTCCAGTACGCGAACGCGCACTATCCGGACGTCGACGATACGGCCGTGGTCGTGTTGGCGATGGACCGCGCGCAGAAACTCAAGCAGAACGATGCATATCGCGAATCGATGGCGCGCGCGCGCGAATGGGTCGTCGGGATGCAGAGCAGCGACGGCGGCTGGGGCGCGTTCGAACCGGAAAACACGCAGTACTACCTGAACAACATCCCGTTCTCCGATCACGGCGCGCTGCTCGATCCGCCGACGTCCGACGTGTCGGGCCGCTGCCTGTCGATGCTGTCGCAACTCGGCGAGACGGCCGCGAACAGCGAGCCGGCCCGTCGTGCGCTCGACTACATGCTGAAGGAACAGGAACCGGACGGCAGCTGGTACGGCCGCTGGGGGATGAACTACGTGTACGGCACGTGGACCGCGCTGTGCTCGCTGAACGCGGCCGGCCTCGGGCCGGAAGATCCGCGCATGAAGCGCGGCGCGCAGTGGCTGCTGTCGATCCAGAACAAGGACGGCGGCTGGGGCGAGGACGGCGACAGCTACAAGCTGAACTACCGCGGCTTCGAGCAGGCGCCGAGCACGGCGTCGCAGACGGCCTGGGCGCTGCTCGGCCTGATGGCGGCAGGCGAAGTGAACAACCCGGCGGTCGCGCGCGGTGTCGACTACCTGATCGCCGGGCAGAACGAACAGGGCCTGTGGGACGAGACGCGCTTCACGGCGACGGGCTTCCCGCGCGTGTTCTACCTGCGCTACCACGGCTATCGCAAGTTCTTCCCGCTGTGGGCGCTCGCGCGCTACCGCAACCTGAAGCGCGACAACGCGACGCGCGTCACGGTCGGGATGTAACGCGTGGGCGCGGCACAGCACAACGGCACATTGCCCGTCATCGCGGTGACGGGGATGGCGTTCGAGGCGCGCATCGCGCGCGGTGACGGCGTCGAGGCCGTGTTCGCCGCGCGGGCCGACCGGCTCGAGCGCGCGCTGGCCGACGCGACCGCGCGCGGTTGCGCGGGCATCGTGAGCTTCGGTACGGCGGGCGGGCTCGCGCCCGATCTGGCGCCCGGCGCGCTCGTGATCGCGAGCGCGATCGACGGGCCGTTCGGCCGCGTAGAGACCGATGCGGGCTGGAGCGCGCGGCTCGTTGCCGCGCTGCACGACACGCCGGTCTGGGCGCGCGTCACGCGCGGCACGATCGCGGCCGTCGGCGCGCCGGTCGTCAGCGAACAGGACAAGGCGTCACTGCACCGCTCGAAGGGCGCGCTCGCGGTCGACATGGAGTCGCACATCGCGGCGGCCTTCGCGGCCGCGCGCGGCGTGCCGTTCGCGGTGTGCCGCGCGATCGTCGATCCGGCGTGGCGCACGCTGCCGCGCGCAGCGACGGCCGGCCTGCGCGACGACGGCAGCACGGCGATCCTGCCGATCCTGCGTGAATTGCTGAAGCAGCCGTCGCAACTCGGCCCGCTGCTGCAGGTCGCGAGCGACGCGCGCGCGGCGCGCACGACGTTGATCCAGGCGCGGCACGCGTTCGAGCGTGCGGGCGCGATGCGGATCGTTTGAGCGGCGCGCGCCGCTTTTCTCTCTCCCTCCTCCTCTTCCCGGTTTCCCGCTTCGCGCGGACAAAAAAAGAGCGCTGCATGATGCAGCGCTCGGTGTCTTTGCGGCGGTCGCCGTTGCGGCGTTACTGCGCGGCCGGATTGCTCGCGGGCATCGCCGGTGCGGCCGGTGCGCCGTTGGCGGCCGGCGCACTCGCCGAGTTGGGCGATTCCGGCGCCGCGGCAGGCGCACTCGCCGGCATCGCATTGTCCGCACCCGGATCGTCGTACTGCGGCAACCCCGGCGCGGCCGGCGCGTTGTTCGGCGTGGCGCCCGATGCGCCGCCCGACTCGCCCGGATCTTCGTAGTTCGGCAGCCCCGGCACGGCCGGCGTCGCGGCCGGCACGGCGCCCGATTCGCCCGGCTCGCTGTAGTTCGGCAGCGTGGCCGACGACGACTGGCTGCGATACGTCAGCGACTTGCGCTGCTGCAGGTATGCGTCGCGCACGAACGAATACGGATCGAGCGCGGCCTGCTTCAGCAGGTCGGTCGCGCCGAGCAGGTCCGAACGCGCGCTGATGAACTGCGCGATATACATCGGGTTGCGCGCGGCCGGCTCGATGTAGTTGAGCAGGTTGAAGCGGACGTCCACGGCGCGGCCGACGCCGTCGCGGAACGTGCTCGGCCCGAACACGGGCAGCACGAGATACGGGCCGGACGG comes from Burkholderia pyrrocinia and encodes:
- the hpnD gene encoding presqualene diphosphate synthase HpnD, translating into MAVSNSVVDEPETDAAAVTSGSSFYLAMRILPAVQRDAMFQVYAFCRAVDDIADSDLPRAERTAGLDRWRADIDACFAGRPPRHLAALDREIRAFNLQRDDFHAMIDGMAMDAVEDICAPDEPTLDLFCDRVASAAGRLSVRIFGMPEAEGIKLSHHLGRALQLTNILRDIDDDAAINRCYLPRELLAREGIAIADPVTIARDPALPRVCATLVERAFEHFRQADAVMDTCARAQVKAPRIMSGAYRCILEAAIARGFAAPRAPLRKPKARMLMIAARYALF
- a CDS encoding chemotaxis protein CheC codes for the protein MPESVFTAEQRDALQEIANLAMGRAAARLALLLGRFIELSVPRVRVVKAADAGDALREMTGIYDNVTAVRQGFRSDIKGEAIVLCRTAGVGRLMTVVDRTFGDGVYGGMTTPDELVFDVANVLMGACVASILDELGRKPVFFPPGLLGTNVSFDDVFQPNVLAWSVALLLEVNFGLEDHSFRAHFVMLMAEDSIRLMGDALDALLSAL
- the shc gene encoding squalene--hopene cyclase; amino-acid sequence: MNDLTEMANLSAGTAPTDVDAAVARATDALLAAQKADGHWVYELEADSTIPAEYVLLVHYLGETPNLELEQKIGRYLRRIQQADGGWPLFTDGAPNISASVKAYFALKVIGDDENAEHMQRARNAIHAMGGAEMSNVFTRIQLALYGAIPWRAVPMMPVEIMLLPQWFPFHLSKVSYWARTVIVPLLVLNAKRPIAKNPRGVRIDELFIDPPVNAGLLPRQGHQSAGWFAFFRVVDHALRAVDGLFPSYTRERAIRQAVSFVDERLNGEDGLGAIYPAMANSVMMYDVLGYAEDHPNRAIARKSVEKLLVVHDDEAYCQPCLSPVWDTSLAAHALLETGDARAEEAVLRGLEWLRPLQILDVRGDWISRRPNVRPGGWAFQYANAHYPDVDDTAVVVLAMDRAQKLKQNDAYRESMARAREWVVGMQSSDGGWGAFEPENTQYYLNNIPFSDHGALLDPPTSDVSGRCLSMLSQLGETAANSEPARRALDYMLKEQEPDGSWYGRWGMNYVYGTWTALCSLNAAGLGPEDPRMKRGAQWLLSIQNKDGGWGEDGDSYKLNYRGFEQAPSTASQTAWALLGLMAAGEVNNPAVARGVDYLIAGQNEQGLWDETRFTATGFPRVFYLRYHGYRKFFPLWALARYRNLKRDNATRVTVGM
- a CDS encoding hybrid sensor histidine kinase/response regulator, producing the protein MTSDRPADSRPPASTPADDWQDDGSYATGAPEHDFAVRRVTLIVLLVAAIVLPFLYVMVMAYNDLKAREAAASDVTMRTVRVAEEHALKVFDLSETLDARIVDLVQDMDDATVRSKESDIHEALNTIGGGYPQVAAVSIFGASGMLLANSLYYPAPYASIANRDDFAGIRDGKVIEHISRLMMGPLKLENIPVFNTGVARRHSDGSFAGMVSIALKSSYFNAFYRDLVGGASTPMTMALARSDGAVIASYPPPPSLTHTDRAATFGDARNDPRAGVVHVRHDGASSEIVAYRQVGSYPVYVTCAYRTSAIWHEWYEHLSVLFISMFAPSIALWSVIWLSLKRLKAEEEAWDRWQAEASMRRSIESAYRQSRKMQALGNLVGSVAHDFNNLLMIISSNVQIARRRGAPHLDKELGAIERALKNGQSLTRQLLGVARKQPLHNETIDIGQWVGTCRELLKTSLGSKSSLVVAIEPGVWPIRVDVAELELAVINLAVNARDAMTTGGRFTVGARNVTLRREDGFPLTGDFVQISLDDTGSGMAPDVLARAFEPLFTTKAQGMGTGLGLPQVFAFCERSGGLATIDSAVGAGTSVRLYLPRARAEDVVARPQAVVHDAGALAGLHVLLVEDNSEVAAGTEALLSLLGHRVTYAPTADDALRLIEGAAANDAFDLVISDIHMPGRLNGIDLAEAVDKRPGKLPVILVTGYAEELDRTRTVNVRVLSKPFDIALLDEILLGIREARDARHAGA
- a CDS encoding response regulator, yielding MSLPIVIADDSLLARKLLTKALPGDWDVDVTYAANGREALALYRDGKASVMFLDLTMPDMSGYQVLETLRHEDLNTFVIVVSADIQPQAQARVRELGAIAFVAKPVTSEALLPILKEYGLYA
- a CDS encoding GGDEF domain-containing protein is translated as MTPAAPSLSDLVIERVGFGLFVLDRSMTVLMWNRFMQDHSGIPAADVIGRNLFDRFPDLPHAWLSRKLESVFQLGSFAFSSWEQRPYLFRFEHDRPITGGVDYMQQDCTFMPLTRGRDVEAVCVTISDVTHVSVMQREREEAVAKLREHANRDGLTGIANRRFFEARLGDEFARWQRYGGDMSVLLFDLDHFKTINDRFGHAAGDAVLRETARRVASIVRAQDTFGRFGGEEFALLLPCTTLDEAMRVADKVRDAIGSVPVDAEGVSVPVTASVGGACAKTGAPTCDVLVNEADAALYRAKRLGRDRSVAYA
- a CDS encoding alpha/beta fold hydrolase yields the protein METNVTATPQSDHPVFVLVHGAWHGAWCYAHVAVALAARGHLSIARDLPAHGINARFPASYLERPLDKDAFGAEPSPVANTTLDDYASQVMQAVDDAYALGRGKVVLVGHSMGGLAITAVAERAPEKITKIVYLAAFMPASGVPGLDYVRAPENTGEMLGPLMLASPRVAGALRIDPRSGDTAYREMAKRALYDDVPQADFEAVANLMTCDVPAAPFATAIPTTAARWGAIDRHYIKCLQDRVILPALQQRFIDEADAFAPGNPTHVHQLDSSHSPFVSQPAVLAGVLADIAKS
- a CDS encoding phosphorylase → MAFEARIARGDGVEAVFAARADRLERALADATARGCAGIVSFGTAGGLAPDLAPGALVIASAIDGPFGRVETDAGWSARLVAALHDTPVWARVTRGTIAAVGAPVVSEQDKASLHRSKGALAVDMESHIAAAFAAARGVPFAVCRAIVDPAWRTLPRAATAGLRDDGSTAILPILRELLKQPSQLGPLLQVASDARAARTTLIQARHAFERAGAMRIV
- the hpnE gene encoding hydroxysqualene dehydroxylase HpnE, translated to MPRTVHVIGAGLAGLSAAVELQRRGRRIVLHDAHAHAGGRCRSWFDGTLNTTLDSGLHAVFAGQSATQRYLRAIGAADQLAGPALPEWPVVDVASQQRWTLRFGNGRWPSWLFDAASRAPGTTPLDYLALASLAFARTGRSLAQTMRCDGVLWDRWLRPYFLDVLNVEPRHASAELARAALYGTFAAGGPGCRPLVARHGLGSAFVEPALRMLQHGGAQIRLNSRLDAFEFGAHGNAVDAVAIGGERIDLASGDAVVLAVPPEVAQPLVPELTAPDTFSAVVTAYFAVEPPAGSPLHTTVVNGVVDAVRTGGGQLAATIRDAGRWLDTPRDTLAQRIWEDVARVTGANPETIPAWQLVVEPRAGFAAVPSQEMKRPAVRTRWTNLVLAGDWIATGLPATIEGAIRSGQLAADVLQTQ